In the genome of Rickettsiales bacterium, the window CAGGGTTGATGATGCTTTATTTTTCCATAATATATTTATATTTTTACCTTTTACAGTATCAAGAAATTGAAGTGTACAACTCTGAAACAACATTATGGATTGGTATGTTAGTGGGAGGGCTAGGCATTTTCCTATTTGGCTTTAACGCTCTAAGGCTACGCTATTTTAGCTCTGAGAGTTATAAAATATTAGGCATTTCTATTTCGATCATTACCGTTGCATCTTTTATGCATAAACAAAGCTTTGATGGCGCTTTTGGGCTAATGCTGCCTATTGGTTTTTGCATTTATGAATATTATCAAACTAAGAAACGAGGCCTATAATGTCCCTTCATCTTCAAGATTTCCCCGATGTTTCCATGCTTCCGAAAGAGATGGATTTAATTGCTGATATGGAGCGGGTGCGTGATGCGTGCAATGTGGCGCTTTCTATCCGTTCGGCTGAGAATATTCGTGTGCGTCAGCCGCTTGGGAAGCTTACGCTTATTGCACCAACCGGTACGATCTCTGATTTCGCGCCGTATTTACCGACTCTTATGGGCGAGGTAAATGTGAAGGATGCGGAACTTAAAGAAGTGGCGAATATCACTGAATATGCCGATTATAATTTGAAATTAAATAATCAAATTTTAGGCAAGCGTTTGCCTGCAAAGATGAAGCAAATTATTCCGGCATCCAAGCAAGGCAAGTGGGAGCTTAAAGACGGTGATTTAATTGTTGAAGGCGAAACACTCTTGCCGCAAGAATATACTCTCCAACTTCAGCCGAAAAATGGCGTGAAGGGTGCAGCCGCGCTCTTGACTAATGATGCGCTTGTGGTTTTGGATTTAAATATAACTCCAGAACTTGCCGCCGA includes:
- a CDS encoding DUF5915 domain-containing protein, giving the protein MSLHLQDFPDVSMLPKEMDLIADMERVRDACNVALSIRSAENIRVRQPLGKLTLIAPTGTISDFAPYLPTLMGEVNVKDAELKEVANITEYADYNLKLNNQILGKRLPAKMKQIIPASKQGKWELKDGDLIVEGETLLPQEYTLQLQPKNGVKGAAALLTNDALVVLDLNITPELAAEGLSRDFVRMVQEARKNADLHVSNRIALQVQASGAVAAAIEANKAYISDQVLATSLELTDVDAKHRFEQELEGEAVVFGFSVV